A window of the Lactuca sativa cultivar Salinas chromosome 5, Lsat_Salinas_v11, whole genome shotgun sequence genome harbors these coding sequences:
- the LOC111875855 gene encoding uncharacterized protein LOC111875855 isoform X1 — translation MVPKRRKYSISRNIKMEVIMKQVKHQFRQKEEQEASLIRQLEVVKREKEQLQQTIQILSSYSASKEEAVSSSTTKQPKEEIQEISSDESQPRIALETEKQTMTPNEEEYPPLQADHKNIKKWYVIFNGENKGVYDDWGIPSSYILGKNIIHKSYKMKNEAETTYNEAYKAVIKDNVEYSKTVLLTPQKPISNFTPQKPISIPRSLNQLNEKISLESILSTKEKEAMKKPSAKKFAELWDSLISYTEVHSLMGFYPVARRPCPKAVFLADLSDPMTLWDYFIHGFIDTIYLEGTNLHCISEFPSVVQTIIRNYKIRSAKQERGLFIKMHSSYPIFDEDSQIIVPSITFANMGISNGSKPTKDDLPRESPTQDHLIFALIDVYLASSRISNGKDQKSRIRVNYASKNFIIYLLTVSEITPEAMKAIETFEQPFEKFSHQLAELPVDIKKQLCKHIMHAPKHNCSHCSENTEETPFMED, via the exons ATG GTACCCAAAAGACGCAAATATTCAATCAGCAGAAATATTAAAATGGAAGTCATCATGAAGCAAGTCAAACACCAGTTCAGACAAAAAGAGGAGCAAGAAGCATCATTAATCAGACAGCTTGAAGTAGTCAAACGTGAAAAAGAGCAACTACAACAAACAATACAAATTCTATCATCTTATTCAGCATCTAAAGAAGAAGCAGTCAGCAGCTCAACAACAAAGCAACCAAAAGAAGAAATTCAAGAAATATCATCCGATGAAAGTCAACCACGAATAGCACTCGAAACAGAAAAACAAACCATGACGCCAAACGAGGAGGAGTATCCACCACTACAAGCAGatcataaaaatataaagaaatggTACGTAATTTTCAACGGAGAAAACAAAGGAGTATATGACGATTGGGGAATCCCGAGTTCATATATTCTTGGAAAAAATATCATTCACAAAAGTtacaaaatgaaaaatgaagCAGAAACCACATACAACGAAGCATACAAAGCAGTAATAAAAGATAACGTCGAATATTCAAAAACAGTTCTCCTAACACCACAAAAACCTATATCCAACTTCACACCACAAAAACCTATATCCATCCCAAGATCCCTTAACCAATTAAATGAAAAAATTTCCCTTGAATCCATTCTATCAACCAAAGAAAAAGAAGCCATGAAAAAACCATCTGCCAAAAAATTTGCCGAATTATGGGACAGCCTCATTTCATACACCGAAGTCCATTCCTTGATGGGCTTTTACCCGGTAGCCAGACGCCCATGTCCTAAAGCAGTTTTCTTAGCCGACTTATCAGATCCTATGACTTTGTGGGATTATTTTATTCATGGATTCATCGACACCATCTATCTAGAAGGCACCAATTTACACTGCATCAGTGAGTTCCCTTCTGTTGTGCAAACTATCATCAGAAATTATAAAATACGATCTGCAAAACAGGAAAGAGGATTATTCATTAAAATGCATTCAAGCTATCCAATTTTTGATGAAGACTCTCAAATAATTGTCCCAAGTATTACTTTCGCAAACATGGGAATAAGCAACGGCTCAAAACCAACAAAAGATGATCTACCACGTGAATCACCAACACAGGATCATCTAATTTTTGCACTCATCGATGTCTATTTAGCATCATCACGCATAAGCAACGGTAAAGATCAAAAGTCAAGAATCAGAGTGAATTATGCCAGTAAAAATTTCATTATCTATTTGTTAACAGTCAGTGAAATCACTCCGGAAGCAATGAAAGCAATTGAAACCTTCGAACAACCTTTCGAAAAGTTTTCTCATCAATTAGCTGAATTACCTGTTGATATCAAAAAACAACTTTGTAAACATATTATGCATGCACCAAAACACAATTGCAGTCACTGTTCAGAAAACACAGAAGAAACACCATTCATGGAAGATTAA
- the LOC111875855 gene encoding uncharacterized protein LOC111875855 isoform X2 yields the protein MEVIMKQVKHQFRQKEEQEASLIRQLEVVKREKEQLQQTIQILSSYSASKEEAVSSSTTKQPKEEIQEISSDESQPRIALETEKQTMTPNEEEYPPLQADHKNIKKWYVIFNGENKGVYDDWGIPSSYILGKNIIHKSYKMKNEAETTYNEAYKAVIKDNVEYSKTVLLTPQKPISNFTPQKPISIPRSLNQLNEKISLESILSTKEKEAMKKPSAKKFAELWDSLISYTEVHSLMGFYPVARRPCPKAVFLADLSDPMTLWDYFIHGFIDTIYLEGTNLHCISEFPSVVQTIIRNYKIRSAKQERGLFIKMHSSYPIFDEDSQIIVPSITFANMGISNGSKPTKDDLPRESPTQDHLIFALIDVYLASSRISNGKDQKSRIRVNYASKNFIIYLLTVSEITPEAMKAIETFEQPFEKFSHQLAELPVDIKKQLCKHIMHAPKHNCSHCSENTEETPFMED from the coding sequence ATGGAAGTCATCATGAAGCAAGTCAAACACCAGTTCAGACAAAAAGAGGAGCAAGAAGCATCATTAATCAGACAGCTTGAAGTAGTCAAACGTGAAAAAGAGCAACTACAACAAACAATACAAATTCTATCATCTTATTCAGCATCTAAAGAAGAAGCAGTCAGCAGCTCAACAACAAAGCAACCAAAAGAAGAAATTCAAGAAATATCATCCGATGAAAGTCAACCACGAATAGCACTCGAAACAGAAAAACAAACCATGACGCCAAACGAGGAGGAGTATCCACCACTACAAGCAGatcataaaaatataaagaaatggTACGTAATTTTCAACGGAGAAAACAAAGGAGTATATGACGATTGGGGAATCCCGAGTTCATATATTCTTGGAAAAAATATCATTCACAAAAGTtacaaaatgaaaaatgaagCAGAAACCACATACAACGAAGCATACAAAGCAGTAATAAAAGATAACGTCGAATATTCAAAAACAGTTCTCCTAACACCACAAAAACCTATATCCAACTTCACACCACAAAAACCTATATCCATCCCAAGATCCCTTAACCAATTAAATGAAAAAATTTCCCTTGAATCCATTCTATCAACCAAAGAAAAAGAAGCCATGAAAAAACCATCTGCCAAAAAATTTGCCGAATTATGGGACAGCCTCATTTCATACACCGAAGTCCATTCCTTGATGGGCTTTTACCCGGTAGCCAGACGCCCATGTCCTAAAGCAGTTTTCTTAGCCGACTTATCAGATCCTATGACTTTGTGGGATTATTTTATTCATGGATTCATCGACACCATCTATCTAGAAGGCACCAATTTACACTGCATCAGTGAGTTCCCTTCTGTTGTGCAAACTATCATCAGAAATTATAAAATACGATCTGCAAAACAGGAAAGAGGATTATTCATTAAAATGCATTCAAGCTATCCAATTTTTGATGAAGACTCTCAAATAATTGTCCCAAGTATTACTTTCGCAAACATGGGAATAAGCAACGGCTCAAAACCAACAAAAGATGATCTACCACGTGAATCACCAACACAGGATCATCTAATTTTTGCACTCATCGATGTCTATTTAGCATCATCACGCATAAGCAACGGTAAAGATCAAAAGTCAAGAATCAGAGTGAATTATGCCAGTAAAAATTTCATTATCTATTTGTTAACAGTCAGTGAAATCACTCCGGAAGCAATGAAAGCAATTGAAACCTTCGAACAACCTTTCGAAAAGTTTTCTCATCAATTAGCTGAATTACCTGTTGATATCAAAAAACAACTTTGTAAACATATTATGCATGCACCAAAACACAATTGCAGTCACTGTTCAGAAAACACAGAAGAAACACCATTCATGGAAGATTAA